In Bacillus sp. FJAT-45037, the following are encoded in one genomic region:
- a CDS encoding YutD family protein produces MQYEVIDDVKEGWNEEEFTARYSDVLNKYDYIVGDWGYSQLRLRGFFEDRHKKSTFDTKISTLPDYLYEYCNFGCAYFVLKRVKEKSPVKQTVE; encoded by the coding sequence ATGCAATATGAAGTCATTGATGATGTAAAAGAAGGTTGGAACGAAGAAGAGTTTACAGCTCGATATAGTGATGTCTTAAATAAATACGATTATATTGTAGGGGATTGGGGTTACAGTCAACTACGTTTACGCGGCTTCTTTGAAGATCGCCATAAAAAGTCGACATTCGATACAAAAATTAGTACGCTTCCAGATTATTTGTATGAATACTGTAATTTTGGTTGTGCTTACTTTGTTTTAAAGAGGGTTAAAGAAAAGTCTCCAGTAAAACAAACCGTAGAATAA
- a CDS encoding glycosyltransferase family 2 protein, translating into MIWLTIIMITICTALPLFHVMNALGALREKDQYNFHKDTKNMKGISVLVPCYNEEVILSSTIQGVRDILKVYPHAEFIFINDGSSDRTLDVLTEELGNKISLKSFAKRLTYQLVLATYKSTRLPNTYIIDKNNGGKADSLNAGIDFASNDIIVTLDADTILEKNSLHVINSAFEDENVIAGGGLVNIIQGGQMSGKGLSLGIKYIVRFQIFEYLKGFMIYKTSLARSNALSVISGAFGIFRKSILLEVGGYRNTVGEDIDITMKFQKYVLDNKGKKILFLPHAICYTECPESWRDLFKQRVRWQKAFVDCLIIYFRVMLRSIFKRSVSFFFIVDAFIVGTLATSFTLVYLVYLLTLGYSEKSFFIIGLYLALSVTLNLISCLAALYIIKRHGMHIANGSRKHLVMTILGELFFFRFVFMFYVMVGSLLYFVNKEGWNKVQRTGNKYLEKAS; encoded by the coding sequence ATGATATGGCTTACTATCATTATGATTACGATTTGTACCGCATTGCCATTGTTTCATGTAATGAACGCACTAGGTGCTTTAAGGGAAAAAGACCAATACAACTTTCACAAAGATACTAAGAACATGAAAGGTATTTCTGTTCTTGTCCCTTGTTATAACGAAGAAGTCATTTTATCCTCTACCATTCAAGGAGTGAGGGATATCCTCAAGGTCTATCCGCATGCAGAGTTTATCTTCATTAATGATGGATCTTCTGATCGTACACTAGATGTTCTTACCGAAGAATTAGGAAACAAAATTTCTTTAAAATCATTTGCTAAACGCCTTACTTACCAATTAGTTCTTGCTACATATAAATCAACTAGATTACCTAACACGTATATTATTGACAAGAACAATGGTGGGAAAGCAGACTCCTTGAATGCTGGGATTGATTTTGCCTCTAATGATATTATTGTCACTCTTGATGCAGACACCATCTTAGAGAAAAACTCCCTTCATGTCATTAATTCAGCCTTCGAAGATGAAAACGTTATTGCTGGCGGTGGTCTTGTCAACATCATACAGGGAGGGCAGATGAGCGGAAAAGGACTTTCATTAGGGATCAAGTATATCGTTAGATTCCAAATATTTGAATATTTGAAAGGTTTTATGATCTATAAAACATCTCTTGCTCGCTCTAATGCACTCTCTGTTATATCAGGTGCTTTCGGTATATTCAGAAAGAGTATTCTTCTTGAAGTCGGCGGTTATCGAAATACAGTTGGAGAAGATATTGATATTACGATGAAGTTTCAAAAGTATGTTCTAGACAATAAAGGGAAAAAAATTTTGTTTTTACCACATGCAATTTGCTATACAGAATGTCCTGAAAGTTGGAGAGATCTATTCAAGCAAAGAGTACGTTGGCAGAAAGCCTTTGTTGATTGCTTGATTATCTACTTCAGGGTGATGCTGAGATCTATCTTTAAACGATCTGTATCCTTTTTCTTTATTGTAGATGCCTTTATTGTAGGCACCCTCGCAACCAGTTTTACTCTGGTTTACCTCGTTTACCTTCTTACCCTCGGATATAGCGAAAAATCCTTTTTCATTATAGGTTTATACCTTGCCTTATCTGTGACATTGAACTTAATTTCTTGCTTGGCAGCTCTTTATATCATTAAGAGACATGGGATGCACATTGCTAATGGATCTAGAAAGCATTTAGTAATGACTATACTAGGTGAACTCTTCTTTTTCCGCTTTGTCTTTATGTTCTATGTAATGGTGGGTAGCTTACTATATTTTGTCAACAAAGAAGGGTGGAATAAGGTTCAACGAACAGGAAACAAATATCTAGAAAAAGCATCATAA
- a CDS encoding cytosolic protein — translation MPNSRDKEEDQYSDFSNVETMRNFILPEITPEGPYGSPINKDTPVVNKSTPWKPGQRYYSAFNYEFKSLHQNLPRKYPGHHPTHDDPNKNEEPPYTTT, via the coding sequence ATGCCAAATTCACGTGATAAAGAAGAAGATCAGTATTCCGATTTCTCCAACGTGGAAACGATGCGTAATTTCATTTTGCCAGAGATCACACCAGAAGGACCTTATGGTTCACCGATCAACAAGGATACCCCTGTCGTAAACAAAAGTACTCCTTGGAAGCCTGGTCAACGTTATTACAGCGCTTTCAATTATGAATTCAAGTCTCTTCACCAAAACCTTCCACGCAAATATCCCGGACATCACCCCACCCATGATGATCCTAATAAAAACGAGGAACCTCCCTATACAACAACTTAG
- the yutH gene encoding spore coat putative kinase YutH — MFERNVYDQYGLYCDVRLSIGDYEGFEAGGKSYVFFPKDECASSEQEMLDFAEYYRSVGDETMLSLRKTKQNGNLGLIDGQEVYLFELPNQENRSELRLDTSYEKGEHLSVIHYYGKQLSHPRKTYDYFGQWHKLWEQRLEQLEGWHQQISYEKPRSYVDEAFLYSYPYFMGLTENAIQYAVDARLDDPAREQEQGTICHRRFTDSTWLTVSPRGGIVKRPTELVYDHPCRDVAEWIRQKKFDLSLERSNHWEDIHSFIEGYETHEPLTTYSWRLAYARLLFPVHYFETIENYYRAQINEERTQFGQTFFSIIEQEQTNEQFLKQFSEMVRIPKTSGKTPNVEWL; from the coding sequence GTGTTTGAACGTAATGTGTACGATCAATACGGACTCTATTGTGACGTCAGACTGTCTATAGGAGACTACGAAGGGTTTGAAGCTGGAGGGAAGTCCTATGTCTTTTTTCCAAAAGATGAATGTGCTTCTTCTGAACAAGAGATGCTTGATTTTGCGGAATATTATCGGTCAGTCGGTGATGAGACGATGCTCTCTTTACGAAAAACGAAACAAAATGGCAATCTTGGTCTAATAGATGGTCAAGAAGTGTACCTATTCGAACTTCCTAACCAAGAAAATCGCTCAGAGTTACGACTTGATACGAGTTATGAAAAGGGAGAACATTTGTCGGTCATTCATTATTACGGAAAACAACTGTCGCATCCACGTAAAACATATGATTACTTCGGGCAGTGGCATAAACTATGGGAGCAACGGTTAGAACAACTAGAAGGTTGGCATCAACAGATCAGTTACGAGAAGCCAAGATCCTATGTAGATGAGGCTTTTTTGTATTCGTATCCTTATTTTATGGGTTTAACAGAAAATGCGATTCAGTATGCTGTTGATGCAAGACTAGATGATCCAGCGAGAGAGCAAGAACAAGGTACGATCTGTCATCGCCGCTTTACGGACTCGACATGGTTAACGGTCTCGCCCCGAGGTGGAATCGTTAAAAGGCCGACTGAACTTGTCTACGACCATCCATGTCGAGATGTCGCAGAGTGGATTAGGCAAAAAAAATTCGATTTATCACTTGAGCGTTCAAATCATTGGGAGGATATTCACTCCTTCATAGAAGGCTATGAAACACATGAACCGCTAACAACGTATTCATGGCGTCTCGCTTATGCCAGATTATTATTTCCTGTTCATTATTTTGAAACAATCGAAAATTATTACCGAGCACAAATCAATGAAGAAAGAACACAATTTGGTCAAACATTTTTCTCGATCATTGAACAAGAGCAAACGAATGAACAATTTTTAAAACAATTTTCAGAAATGGTACGAATTCCGAAAACATCAGGAAAAACACCGAATGTTGAATGGTTATAA
- a CDS encoding DUF86 domain-containing protein, with protein sequence MYFVNREKIDETLAYMDLLLNEWDERPSLDTLKDKLAMERMVTVIVESIIDVGNSMIDGFIMRDPGSYEDIVDILHDEKVIHEQDANSLKQVVALRKELVTYYMSLDHDKISKVVTKELTVLTQFSSNVRRYLVEELGPVSAFLPNKK encoded by the coding sequence ATGTACTTTGTAAACCGTGAAAAAATTGATGAGACACTTGCCTATATGGATCTTCTATTGAATGAGTGGGATGAACGACCATCTCTTGACACGCTAAAGGACAAGCTTGCCATGGAACGAATGGTGACTGTCATCGTCGAATCAATCATTGATGTTGGTAATAGCATGATTGATGGATTCATTATGCGCGACCCAGGTAGTTATGAGGACATCGTTGACATTCTTCATGATGAAAAGGTGATTCATGAGCAAGATGCGAACTCGTTGAAACAAGTTGTCGCTCTTAGAAAAGAACTTGTCACATATTACATGAGTCTTGACCATGATAAGATCTCCAAAGTTGTAACAAAGGAATTAACGGTCCTTACCCAGTTTTCATCGAATGTTCGTCGCTACTTAGTTGAGGAATTAGGTCCGGTTTCTGCGTTCTTACCGAATAAGAAGTAA
- a CDS encoding signal peptidase I — translation MKKLLKYLSTLLLIVLALGAAAVIYFVIQADGDVEKAPSVFGYKPLTILSNSMQPAFDAGDIILINEKVEPSVGDVITYKHPDGILVTHRAIDLNESNGQMMFRAQGDNNNVEDNINIPREDILGVQTHIIPNAGYYAQFVAGPIGFFILIAVPILAVIIIEIFQRLGIIGNKKEKVEDKQAS, via the coding sequence TTGAAAAAACTATTAAAATACTTATCAACTCTATTACTCATCGTTTTGGCCCTAGGAGCGGCGGCAGTCATTTATTTCGTCATTCAAGCAGACGGAGATGTAGAAAAAGCTCCAAGCGTTTTCGGATATAAGCCGTTAACGATTCTATCAAACAGTATGCAGCCAGCTTTCGATGCGGGTGATATTATCCTCATCAATGAAAAGGTGGAACCAAGTGTCGGAGATGTCATTACATATAAGCATCCAGATGGAATCTTAGTCACTCACAGAGCCATTGATCTAAATGAATCGAATGGTCAGATGATGTTCAGGGCACAAGGGGATAACAACAACGTTGAAGATAACATCAACATCCCTCGCGAAGACATTTTAGGAGTCCAAACACATATCATTCCAAATGCTGGCTACTATGCACAGTTTGTAGCGGGTCCAATAGGGTTCTTTATTTTAATAGCAGTACCTATATTAGCAGTAATTATTATCGAAATATTCCAACGTTTAGGTATCATCGGCAACAAGAAAGAAAAAGTAGAAGACAAACAAGCGAGCTAA
- a CDS encoding class D sortase codes for MRFIYYSLLVVGLIFIGFAALELSDSRIKIAEGLDEGKHIVSQQASAISGSPSDIGDTIGLLSFPTLNEELPIIYGTDPDELERGVGLYIGSALPGEGGQIVLSGHRDTVFRKLGEIQPGDEIIIQLPNGEYKYVISSSKVVKADDLSIVTLHKDYEELVITTCYPFSIIGNAPDRYILYAKPL; via the coding sequence GTGAGGTTCATCTATTATTCGTTGCTCGTTGTCGGATTAATCTTCATTGGATTTGCTGCGTTGGAGTTATCAGACAGTCGCATTAAAATTGCAGAGGGGTTAGATGAAGGGAAGCACATCGTAAGTCAACAAGCTTCAGCGATCTCCGGCTCTCCTTCTGACATTGGCGATACAATTGGCTTGTTATCTTTCCCCACACTAAATGAAGAACTTCCTATCATTTACGGCACTGACCCAGATGAATTAGAGCGAGGAGTGGGCCTCTATATCGGTTCGGCGTTACCAGGCGAAGGAGGACAAATCGTCTTATCAGGTCATCGCGATACAGTATTTCGCAAACTAGGGGAAATACAACCTGGAGATGAAATTATTATCCAACTACCAAATGGAGAATATAAATATGTAATATCCTCTTCCAAGGTTGTAAAAGCGGATGACCTCTCTATTGTGACTCTTCATAAAGACTATGAAGAACTAGTCATTACAACTTGCTACCCCTTTTCAATTATCGGGAATGCTCCCGATCGATATATTTTGTATGCAAAACCTTTATGA
- the glpX gene encoding class II fructose-bisphosphatase, with protein MDRELALEIVRVTEAAALASSQWMGRGKKNEADDAATTAMRTMFDSVNCRGTVVIGEGELDEAPMLYIGEEVGSGHGPEVDIAVDPLEGTSIVAKGHPNAMAVIAVADKGTLLHAPDMYMEKIAVGPEAAGLIRLDDPIEKTIDIVAKMTNKRVRDVTVIIQERERHAELIDRIRQKGARVTLFGDGDVGASIATALPQTGIDLFVGTGGAPEGVISAAALKALGGDMQARLVPMNDEELERCKQMGVDDPSQVLQLHDLVRGDDAIFAATGVSSGELLEGVRFLGGDLAETDSIVMRAKTRTVRYIKTHHHLNHKPHLKMND; from the coding sequence TTGGATCGTGAACTAGCCTTAGAAATCGTCCGCGTAACGGAAGCCGCAGCATTAGCCTCATCACAATGGATGGGACGTGGCAAAAAAAATGAAGCTGATGACGCCGCAACAACAGCGATGCGTACTATGTTTGATTCAGTCAACTGTCGAGGAACGGTTGTGATCGGTGAAGGTGAACTTGATGAAGCTCCAATGCTCTATATTGGTGAAGAAGTCGGTAGCGGGCATGGTCCAGAAGTGGACATCGCTGTAGATCCTCTTGAAGGAACAAGCATCGTTGCTAAAGGTCACCCGAATGCGATGGCTGTTATTGCCGTTGCTGATAAAGGAACACTCTTACATGCTCCTGACATGTATATGGAAAAAATCGCTGTCGGACCGGAGGCCGCTGGACTTATCCGTTTAGATGACCCTATTGAAAAAACGATCGATATCGTCGCAAAAATGACCAATAAGCGCGTCCGTGATGTAACCGTCATTATTCAAGAACGTGAGCGTCACGCAGAACTGATTGATCGTATTCGCCAAAAAGGGGCACGAGTCACATTATTTGGTGATGGAGATGTCGGTGCATCAATCGCTACAGCTCTTCCTCAAACAGGAATTGATCTATTTGTTGGAACAGGTGGCGCTCCTGAAGGCGTCATTTCAGCTGCTGCACTGAAAGCTTTAGGCGGCGATATGCAAGCTCGTCTAGTTCCGATGAATGACGAAGAACTAGAGCGCTGTAAGCAAATGGGTGTTGACGATCCGAGCCAGGTTCTTCAATTACATGATCTTGTCCGTGGTGACGATGCAATTTTTGCCGCAACAGGTGTGTCATCCGGTGAACTACTCGAGGGTGTTCGCTTCTTAGGCGGCGATTTAGCAGAAACGGACTCCATTGTTATGCGTGCAAAAACAAGAACCGTTCGCTATATTAAAACACATCACCACTTAAATCATAAGCCACATCTAAAAATGAACGACTAA
- a CDS encoding helix-turn-helix domain-containing protein: MASHEATFGNRVAYYRKLKNLSLTELANRTGITKSYLSDIERNHKDNPSIKIVTKLANELDVQLPHLIFGRDQEVRLDEEWIRIIYMAIQKGIKKNELIRFIEGSSLVEKYHLGCDAEFVEK; encoded by the coding sequence ATGGCGAGTCATGAAGCAACTTTTGGAAACAGAGTTGCATACTATCGTAAACTGAAAAACTTATCACTTACTGAGTTAGCGAATCGAACAGGGATTACCAAAAGTTATTTAAGTGATATAGAACGTAATCACAAAGACAATCCTTCTATTAAAATCGTCACAAAGCTTGCTAACGAGCTTGACGTTCAATTGCCTCACCTCATATTTGGAAGGGATCAAGAGGTGAGGCTAGATGAGGAATGGATTAGGATTATTTACATGGCAATCCAAAAAGGAATCAAGAAAAATGAGCTTATTCGATTTATTGAAGGGAGCTCACTAGTAGAAAAGTATCACTTAGGGTGTGATGCAGAATTTGTAGAAAAATAA
- a CDS encoding phosphatidylglycerophosphatase A family protein → MSEEKNYDEVEKRAREALVERGVTINDIADLVFFLQEKYHPNLSMDDCIHNVHRVLRKREIQNAILTGIQLDVLTEQKKIEQPLQGIIERDEGLYGVDEIIALSIVNVYGSIGFTNYGYIDKLKPGILKRLNDKSTGECHTFLDDIVGAIAAAASSRLAHRAANVE, encoded by the coding sequence ATGTCTGAAGAAAAGAACTATGATGAGGTAGAGAAAAGAGCACGCGAAGCTTTGGTAGAACGTGGGGTAACGATTAATGATATCGCTGATCTTGTGTTCTTCTTACAAGAAAAATATCACCCGAATTTATCGATGGACGATTGTATTCACAATGTGCATCGAGTACTCCGTAAAAGAGAAATTCAAAATGCCATCTTAACAGGTATTCAGCTTGATGTCTTAACGGAACAAAAAAAGATTGAGCAACCTCTACAAGGAATTATCGAGCGAGATGAAGGGTTATATGGTGTCGATGAGATTATTGCTTTATCGATTGTTAATGTGTATGGTTCGATTGGTTTTACAAACTATGGTTACATCGACAAGTTGAAACCTGGCATTTTAAAAAGACTGAATGACAAATCAACAGGAGAATGCCACACATTCCTAGATGATATTGTTGGCGCCATTGCCGCTGCTGCTTCAAGTCGACTTGCTCATCGTGCGGCGAATGTTGAATGA
- a CDS encoding TIGR01457 family HAD-type hydrolase, translating to MKSYKGFLIDLDGTMYKGTEPIPEAIAFVSTLEKKGYPYLFVTNNSTKTPEQVAEVLVKMGVPATSGHVFTTSMAAASVMTEKKANARVLMIGEEGLKQSLLDEGHEIVEEEPDYVIMGLDREITYEKLAKAALAIRSGATFIATNGDKALPTERGLLPGAGSLVSVIETTTGVKPIFIGKPESIMIEQALEKIGIKKEEALMIGDNYDTDILAGIRADVDTLMVLTGVTKEEHIKEVEQKPTYMLRSLSEWTIN from the coding sequence ATGAAATCATATAAAGGTTTTTTAATTGATTTAGATGGAACGATGTACAAAGGAACAGAACCAATTCCAGAAGCCATTGCGTTTGTTTCAACACTCGAAAAAAAGGGATACCCTTATTTATTTGTGACGAACAACTCGACGAAAACACCAGAGCAAGTGGCTGAAGTGTTAGTGAAAATGGGGGTACCAGCAACAAGTGGGCATGTGTTTACGACGAGTATGGCAGCGGCAAGCGTTATGACAGAAAAGAAAGCAAATGCTCGTGTCTTGATGATCGGAGAAGAAGGGTTAAAGCAGAGCTTACTTGATGAAGGTCATGAAATCGTAGAAGAAGAACCTGATTATGTCATCATGGGTCTAGACCGTGAGATCACGTACGAAAAACTTGCGAAAGCTGCTTTAGCGATTCGAAGCGGGGCAACGTTTATCGCAACTAATGGCGACAAAGCTTTGCCGACGGAAAGAGGGTTGTTACCAGGGGCGGGATCATTAGTTTCGGTCATTGAAACAACGACAGGAGTGAAACCGATATTCATTGGTAAACCCGAGTCCATTATGATAGAACAAGCCCTTGAAAAAATCGGCATAAAAAAAGAAGAGGCACTGATGATTGGTGATAATTATGATACAGATATTTTGGCTGGGATTCGTGCGGATGTTGATACATTAATGGTCTTAACAGGAGTAACGAAAGAGGAGCATATAAAAGAAGTCGAACAAAAGCCAACCTATATGCTTCGTTCTTTATCAGAGTGGACGATTAATTAA
- a CDS encoding DUF3055 domain-containing protein has product MSERFYLYDDIEETRTRFVSFMGEAQRFDLAIISSSRYYGKKLVLNVLSNRFAIIGSDDLEEPGYLEHAYQLDAEEAAELRSFLYEVI; this is encoded by the coding sequence ATGTCTGAACGTTTTTATTTATATGATGACATCGAAGAAACGCGCACCCGGTTCGTTAGTTTCATGGGTGAAGCGCAACGCTTTGATTTAGCGATTATCTCATCTTCTCGTTATTACGGAAAAAAACTTGTCTTAAACGTGCTATCAAATCGTTTTGCCATTATTGGCTCTGATGATTTAGAAGAACCAGGTTATTTAGAACATGCGTATCAACTAGATGCCGAAGAAGCCGCTGAATTACGTTCGTTTCTTTATGAAGTTATTTAA
- a CDS encoding glycoside hydrolase family 16 protein, translated as MLIAFITSLSIAMIFTETEHHQRNQKDSIETTLFERERLPLYQEDRGYGEIIDDDWVLLWHETFEYLDKNKWNVIEQGDNYNHELQYYLPQNVQIVDSTLEISAKEEMYKSHNYTSGKLTTQDKFTIEYGKIEVTLRVSHADGTFPAVWLLPESGDTLPEVDIYESIGRYPAAVYYVNHWIEDNKQKRSYASHHLEDPYASHTYAIEWSKDEIKWLIDGEHIFTSTEGIPHEPMYLVINLAIGGTWAKDPSEDTLFPLSMIVEEVKFMKRRD; from the coding sequence GTGCTTATTGCCTTTATCACTTCTTTATCGATCGCTATGATCTTTACTGAAACAGAGCATCATCAAAGAAATCAAAAAGATTCCATAGAAACAACTCTTTTTGAGAGAGAGCGATTGCCTCTTTACCAGGAAGATCGAGGCTATGGAGAAATTATTGACGATGACTGGGTTTTATTATGGCATGAAACGTTTGAATATTTAGATAAAAACAAATGGAATGTTATTGAACAAGGAGATAACTACAACCATGAGTTGCAATATTATTTACCTCAAAATGTTCAGATTGTTGATAGTACATTAGAAATTTCCGCTAAAGAAGAGATGTATAAATCTCACAACTATACGTCAGGGAAACTTACTACCCAAGATAAATTCACAATCGAATATGGAAAAATAGAGGTCACATTACGAGTAAGTCATGCTGATGGAACATTCCCAGCTGTATGGCTTCTACCTGAATCTGGAGATACTCTACCAGAAGTTGATATCTATGAGTCGATCGGGAGATACCCCGCAGCTGTTTACTATGTAAATCATTGGATTGAAGATAATAAGCAGAAAAGATCATATGCTTCTCACCATTTAGAAGACCCCTATGCTTCGCATACCTATGCGATCGAGTGGTCAAAAGATGAAATCAAATGGCTTATAGACGGAGAGCATATTTTCACATCGACCGAAGGTATCCCTCATGAACCTATGTATTTAGTTATTAATCTTGCTATTGGTGGAACATGGGCCAAGGATCCAAGTGAAGACACTCTTTTCCCTCTAAGCATGATTGTAGAAGAAGTCAAATTTATGAAAAGAAGGGACTAA
- the ltrA gene encoding group II intron reverse transcriptase/maturase has product MDMREQDGNALIKQVIDDKNLLNAYEKVKKNKGAPGVDGVTVYELESHMRKYYQPLKKKLLDGTYQPQPVKRVAIPKPDGSKRYLGIPSVMDRVVQQAILQVIEPKIDPYFSEKSFGFRKGRNAHQAIKLAEQYYEEGYRTVVDCDLKSYFDTIHHQRVHAYLEEFISDKIVLKLIWKFLRSGILDKDIYIETNEGTPQGGPLSPILANVYLNKLDRRLEERGHRFIRYADDFVIYVKSKRAGERVMDNISNYIESDLGLTINQNKSKVCSATSATFLGFNIQNLMGKSVADLAGRQNNVSKINSKT; this is encoded by the coding sequence ATGGATATGAGAGAACAAGATGGTAACGCATTAATTAAACAAGTGATTGACGACAAAAATCTTTTAAATGCATATGAGAAAGTAAAGAAAAACAAAGGAGCTCCAGGAGTTGATGGAGTAACTGTGTACGAACTCGAATCTCACATGCGTAAGTATTACCAACCATTGAAAAAGAAGCTATTAGACGGAACATATCAACCACAGCCAGTGAAAAGAGTCGCCATTCCGAAACCGGATGGTTCTAAAAGATACCTCGGTATTCCAAGTGTCATGGATAGGGTTGTCCAACAAGCTATCCTACAAGTTATTGAGCCGAAAATCGACCCATACTTTTCAGAAAAAAGCTTTGGATTCAGAAAAGGAAGGAACGCACACCAAGCAATCAAGCTAGCTGAGCAATACTACGAGGAAGGATATCGAACAGTTGTCGATTGTGACTTGAAAAGCTACTTCGATACGATCCATCACCAAAGAGTACATGCTTATCTTGAGGAATTTATCTCTGATAAAATCGTCCTGAAACTGATATGGAAATTCTTGCGTTCCGGAATACTTGATAAAGATATTTATATCGAGACAAATGAAGGAACTCCGCAAGGTGGTCCACTTTCACCGATCCTCGCCAATGTCTATCTAAACAAACTGGATAGAAGACTGGAAGAACGCGGACACCGGTTTATCCGATACGCAGATGACTTTGTTATCTACGTTAAAAGCAAACGAGCTGGCGAGAGAGTCATGGATAATATCTCAAACTACATTGAGAGTGACCTTGGATTAACCATTAATCAAAATAAAAGCAAGGTGTGTAGTGCCACTTCGGCAACCTTCCTAGGGTTCAATATTCAAAATTTAATGGGCAAGTCGGTAGCCGACCTAGCAGGTCGGCAAAACAACGTTTCAAAAATAAACTCAAAAACTTAA
- a CDS encoding LPXTG cell wall anchor domain-containing protein: MRNRWIYFLIAVFLYSFSPINIAANEVHVNQQGELSLFEEGLRLAPSRNLGLHIVTLANKQEESLTTDLFLEFEYRHPGGQLDNRMLANYEAFSEVLLNGKHVETFHWSSLTTFQYEFNAKLQNLSLQQNDQLKISFDIHLMKEAPNEMQAGVLHGKLSAESEGDVLTTSPTEQNESTTTIEQQESSDHMFPIGKPSSFKHPGLEGNHKLPSTSTNMYNFLLIGCLLLIIAGIIRVFAAERLSENRG, from the coding sequence ATGAGAAACAGATGGATCTACTTTTTAATAGCTGTTTTCTTATACTCTTTCAGTCCAATCAACATAGCTGCAAATGAAGTTCATGTAAATCAACAAGGGGAATTAAGTCTTTTTGAAGAGGGGCTACGATTAGCCCCCTCTAGAAATCTTGGCTTGCATATAGTCACCTTAGCAAACAAACAGGAAGAGAGTTTAACGACCGATCTATTTTTGGAATTTGAATACCGTCATCCCGGTGGCCAGCTAGACAACAGAATGTTAGCTAACTACGAGGCTTTCTCAGAAGTCCTTCTAAACGGCAAGCATGTAGAAACGTTTCATTGGAGTTCCCTTACTACCTTCCAATATGAGTTTAATGCAAAGCTTCAAAATCTAAGCTTACAACAAAACGACCAACTAAAAATTAGCTTTGATATTCACTTAATGAAAGAAGCTCCCAATGAGATGCAAGCTGGTGTACTTCATGGGAAATTGAGTGCTGAATCTGAGGGTGATGTTCTAACGACTTCTCCAACTGAACAAAATGAATCTACGACTACAATCGAGCAACAAGAGAGTAGTGATCATATGTTCCCAATAGGTAAGCCTTCTAGCTTTAAGCATCCAGGTTTAGAAGGGAATCATAAATTACCTTCAACGAGTACAAATATGTACAATTTTTTATTAATAGGATGCCTCTTACTTATTATTGCAGGTATCATCCGGGTCTTTGCTGCAGAAAGACTATCGGAGAATAGGGGGTAA